Genomic segment of Helicobacter enhydrae:
CCTCTCTTTTGAGTCCAAGCTTGACCAAGCTCGCCTCATCAAGCTCACTCAAAGCCTCCTTATTGGGCTTCTCTTCATAGAGGATACACTCTTTGAGCCCAAACTTCTTGATGGTGCTAATCAAAGCTTCCACCTTTGCTTTCACTCTTGGCAGGCTCACACTCTTACTGACGCGATAGCCGATGCTTCCATACACTAGCTCCTTGCTTCTCTTATCCACAAAATCTGCCTTATGCTCATTGCAAAAGCCCTCAATGCACTGCTTGAGATAGTTTCTCTCATTCTCTAGCTTGCCCACATCATTCTTATAAGCCTCTTTGATCTCATTGACTTTGAGTGTCACCTCTCCTTCAATCCTTCCGATCTCCACCTCGCACTCACAGATTCTTCTAAGTGCCTTGTCCACATCTTCATAATTTTTGATTTCCATTTTCGCTCCTTTAGTTTAGTAGGGCAAGCCCCAAATCAATCGCCACTTCTCTTTCTTTTGCCACCCCCTCACTCTTATAAGCACTCTTGACTTCATAGAAGCAATGACACTTAGCAAGAAGTGCCAACCCATCTTTGAGTGCTTCCTCTCTCTGCTTCTCCTCGCAATACACTTTTGCAAAAAGCAGCACAGGAGAAAGGGGGATATAGCCCCTCTCTTTCACCTCTCTGCACCCACTCTCTGCCATATCCATCACTCTTTGCCAAGCTTTGGGCGTGTAGTTTTCTAGCTCTAGGATATTTTTCACCGGACTTGCCACATAGCAAATCAACTTAGGTTCTTCCATTGATCCTCCTTTTTGTTTTTTTGGGAAAACCCCACAAAGACTACTGCCCCCTTTTTTGTAGTCTCTAGCGACCTTCCACGATATCCACCACAAACCCCTTATTTTCCCCAGACTTGATCGCGATAAACTCCCCCTGCACCTCAAAATACCTAGAGCTATACCCAGCCTTTCTCCCCCTGATGATCTCCACCTTGCCTCTCCCAAATAGCCATTCAATCAGTCTTTTCATATTTTTTCCTCCAAATACGCGATAATCCCCCTTTTTTGAGCCTCTTCCACTAGCTTTGTAGCATTCTCAACACTCCCAAGCCGATGAGATTTTGCTTCACTCTTGACAAATTCCAAAATCTCTCTCCCCAGCAATCAGAGTTTTTTTGAGCACCAAAACTCCAGCCTTTCCACGCACTCTCACCACCCCAATCATAAAATCACCATATTCACAGCATTCTTGATGATTTCTTCACTCAGTGGCTCACTATGAAGCTCTGCTAGTCTCCTAGCTCTTTTGTAGAGTTTGGAGCTTGCTCTGAAATTCCCCAGAGTGTAGGGATAGATTTCCTCACAGAACACCTCTTTGCATTCCTTCTTATCTAGCCCCTTCATCTTGTATTTTCCTCCGATCCGACTATAGAGCTGACGCAACTCTCCATTTTTTCCCACTAGATTCCTTACTAAGATCTCAGTCCCAAACAGCACCAAAGGCACACCGCTAAAATCCCAAATCCTGCGTAGATCTTCCAATGCTCTTAGGGGCAGATGCTCCGCCTCATCAATCATCAGCACCACATCAGCACTCTTTAGGTATTTAGCGATATTGCTAACACTCTCGTGCAGATTAGAGCCTCCATTAACTCCAAATCTGACGCATAGCTCTTTGAGCAACACACTTGCAGTAGTATGCAGTGTGGCTTCGATGAGCACGACATTGGGGTGGCTTTTGCTCCACTCTTTGGCGATACTGCTTTTCCCACTCCCAGCTTCTCCTGTGATGATGGCGATCTCTCTATTCTCAATCGCCTCAGAAATCACAAAATCACTCATTCTTTTATCCTTGCTCTCATAGAGCTTTGTTTCCACCTTTTGCTCTCTTTTGCTAAAATTGGCAATGTAGAGCTTGATTTTTTCTGCAAGCTCCTCACTTTTTCCAGTGTATTTGTCTTTCACAAAAAGTGAAATCGCACTTGCACTGACACCCAGAGCACGACTTAAAGAGGCTTGAGACACATTTTCTCTGCTCATAAAAGCTTCTAAGTCGGCTCTCACTTGAGATAGTTCTATCGCTTCCATTCCTTCTCCTTTTGTTTTTTATGAGGTTAAAACCCCAAATGAGACCACCACATCAAACCTCCCTATTTTATGGGTTGTGGTGAAGGTGGTGAAGGTGGTGGGCTCACTTGGAGCATTAACATTGCATTTTCAAAGAACTTGATTTTTTGGTGGGAAACCTAACCCAAAGCTTTAAGCCTTATTGAGAACACAAGCCTCCCAGCTATAGTCTTTTTTGCTCTTTTGGAGGTTTTTTGAAAGAGTGTATTTCTCAAGTTCTCCCCCCTCACTTGCTTCCTTGAGCTTGACTTCTCTCTCCATTACAGAGTTGAGGGGCTTGAGTTTGGGGGGTTCTATTCTTGTAGCCCCCTCCTTGATTTTCCTCACACCCTCCAAAAATCCTTCCTCCACCTCCTTGCGTGAAGCCTCCACTCCCTTCTTGATTGCCCTCAAGCGTTTCTGATGTTCTCTTTTGGCACTCTGTGCCATTTCTGCCACCAATGGATCATTCCCATCTTTGATGACCGCCTCCCCCAAAAAATTCATCTCCAAATCAAACACAAAGCTCTGATATAGATTATTGATATTCTGTGTGATATAGATAGAGGAATGCTCAAACATCTTAGGATGCACCCACTTATACCCACCCACGCTCACTCCCTCTTTGCCCACACTTCTTTTCATCGCAGGCAGCAGTTTGGCAGAGAGCTCGTATTCGTGGATTGCCCTAGCTTCATTCCTTTTGCTTTCAAATGCCTCTCTTGGAGACACCCCCAGAGCCTCATCATAAGAGTTGAGCAGCACCGCCTCGACATAATCATCCAAAATCACATTAAGCTCACTAAGCAAATGCAGATTTTCTAGATGTGTCTTATGCCCCCTCTTTAGCCTCCTCTCCTTACGATCAAAGAAAAACTCGATCGCCTGCCTCTGACTGACAGAATGCCCGATATACCCCTTCATCCATTCCATTAGATGGTTTTGCAATGTCCCAAAGCTCTTTTCCACAAAAGGCTTGCACCACCCACTATAAGCAGGAGTTCTCTCATATTCTATCCCCAGATTTTCTAGACACGCCTGCACATCTTGACTCACAAACGCCCTCCCATTATCCCCACGGATGATTTTGGGTTTGCCAAACTTGCTGATATATTTTGCGATAGCTCTTGCCACCCCTAGCTTATTCTCACTCTCACAGATGAAAAAACTCCTCACTTTAGAGTAAGTATCGATAAGTTGGATGAGAGTGAATCTCTTCTGCCACTCTCCCTCCACACTCACCCCCAGCATTTCTGCATACTCTCTTGCATCGATGATGAGATCTAGACTGCTCCCATCAATCTCTACGATTTCATTGAGAGTGATGCCCCTTCTAGCCTCACCCACAGCAGGAGCGAAACTTGAGACCACGCTATCACTTCCTTTTTCGATGAGTTTTTTGCTCATTGGATGCTTTCTTAGCCATTCCTGCACGAAGCGTCGCAACACGCTATAGCTCACAGCCTCCCCCCTCCTAGAGTTAAACACCTCAAAATCAAACTTCCCCTCTCTGTGCAGCAAGATATGCAATGCCCTGTGCATACTATTGAGATTCACTCCCCCCTTACTTGCTTTGATGAGGGAGACCACTAGCTCCTCACACTCTAGCTCCTTGATTTTATTCTCCCCATTGCGATTTTTCCCCCTTGTATCTCTCAGAGCCTCCAGCCCTCCTTGTTTATAAGCCCTTAGCCAAGCAAAAAGCTTGTTTTCACTTAGCTCAAAGCTATATTCCCCTTTGGCATTGAGAGCATAGATGAAATCTTTTGCCCTCATTTTCTCTTTTTTGGCTCTATTCCATTCTTGCACCACCCTTTGTTTCTCCAAAGCGAGCAGATAAGAGCGATCATAGACACTAGGCTTGATCCCCTCCACACCCAAAAGAGCAGAGCCACCACTCAAAAGAGCAGAACCCCCAGCAGAGCCACCCCCACCCAAACCAGCCCCAACAGAGCCACCAGCAGAGCCACCCCCACCACTCAAAAGACCTCCATTGCTAGCAGAGCCACTCAAATGATCTTTATTCTTTGCACTCATCTCCAATGCCCCACCCAGCACCTCTCTTTCATAGAAGCTTTGGGCTTCCTCTTCACTAGAGAATGGCTCATCCCAGATTCTAAGGACCCTACCACCACGCCCAATACCTTGGGTGTAGGAGAAAATAAAAAAATATTCACCAAAACGAACTACTCTTTTTTGCTTTACTTTTGCACGAGTCACTTTTTGATGAAGGACATTTTTGTCCTTTTCTATGCAAAAATTTTTTAAAGTCAGAAACTCCCTACTACTCACCCAAGCCATTATTCCGCCTATCCTACCTTGATCCCATCTTTTTCTAATGCCTCTTTCAATTCCTTAGCCCTCCCCCTAGCCCCCTTAACCAACCCCTGAGAAATCTGCCACAGAAGCCTGATATCTTTTTGGCTCATTCCCTTAGCCTGAGCCCACACAGAGAGCACTATCCCCTTATCTCTCATTTTTTGAGCTAAAGTTTTGTTCTTGTTCTTTGGCATAGTCTTTGCTCCTTTCTGATAGAATTCTATCTTAGTGGGTAGAATTATAGGGCATTTTTGGTATTTTTGTCAATAAAAAAGGACACAAATGGTTTATTTTGGAAAAAAGATTGCGGAGATGCGTATTGCAAAGGGAAAAACACAACAAGAGCTGGCAAATTTTTTAGGAGTCGATGTTAAAAAAATCGGAAGGATAGAAAGAGGCGAAACACGATCTATCAAGAACAATGATTTGCAAAAGATTGCTCTTTTTTTTAATGTTTCATTAGATTTCTTAATAGATCAAAATGTCAGTAAGTTGTCAGTTAGTCAAGAAAAAAATGTCAGTAAGTTGTCAGTTAGTCAAGAAAAAAATGTCCATAAGTTGTCCATAAGTCAAGAAAACAATGTCCATAAGTTGTCCATAAGTCAAAAAGTCCCTCAAAATGAGTGCGTAAGTGAGTGCGTTAGTCCCTCCAGCGATCCAAACTCCTACTACAATATCCCCAAGCTCACCCTCCACGCCCAAGCAGGAGGAGGAAACGAACTCCTAGATCTATGCTGCTATGAGAGTGGAGAAACACTCACCATCGACAAAGCCTTTTTCAAATCCATTCCCCAGCACAAGCTCAAAGCCATCAAAGTAGAGGGCTACTCAATGATTCCTATGCTCTATCCTGATAGTTGGGTGATTTTTGAGGAAAGCAGGGAATTCAAAGGAGATGGGCTCTACATCATCAACTACGCCAATCAATTGATGGTGAAGCTCCTCCAACTTGACCCAGCACGCAATATTTTAGACATCATCTCTGCAAACAAGGACTACAAAAGCTACTCCATCTCAGAATCCCAGATCGAGTTCATTGTCATTGGTAAGGTTTTAAGATGTATCATCTAACCCTTTAAACTCCGTTTAAAAGGGCTTTAAAGGCTTTTTGAATATTCTTTTGTAGCCAAATCCCCATACAAACCCATTTTTTAAGTGTCAAATGGCTCAAATTACGCATTTTAGGGGGTTGATTGATGATTATTTTCTGATGTGTCGCAATGATGTTCTAAAGATTGTCAAAAATCGTTCAAAAAATGTCCTAAAAATTCCTAATTTTTACCCTCACTTTGATTTTAAAAAAACCACCCTCAAACCACGCACACATCGCACCTAACACCCCCCAACCCCCCACTTTGATTTCATACACATTATTACAGAATAGCAAGGAATCAAAGAAGATGTTGATATACTTTTTGGTGATGATTCTTTTCTTGATAAGCTTAATGCTGCTATTTCTTTGGGAACAGGGATTGATTTCAAATCCATTTATTATATGGCAACAAGTGATGATAGCCCTAAAACACAAAATACCCCCTATTCAAATAAAGGGAATGGTGGTAGTGCCAATGGTGGGAATAAGGGAGATGGAGATAAGAAGGATGAAGATCGATTTAAAAGAGAGGGAAAAATTCAAAAAGATGAGGCTGAGAAAATTGCAAAAGAATTGGGTTATCAAAAAACCAATAGAAAATCTCATGGAGAGACAATTTATCAACATACCAAAAAACGAAGTGTTATCACAAGAGACACAGATTCTCATTCTGGGGGTGCATGGAAGGAGGCAAAAACGGCGGATGATCTAACGCCAACTAGACGCAATGGAACCTTTAATAAGGATTTGACAGAAAGGATAGGAAAATGAATATTCCCTATGATGTATTTAGAAACTTTTCAAATCAACATTTTGAAGATTTTTTAGAGGACAATAATTTTAGACATTGCTTATGGGATGAGAGAGGATGGAGCGATGAAGAATATTGGAAATTAGAAAAAGGTGTGATTGAGCTTATAGAGCTTAATGTAAATGGCAAATATCAAAAAAAAATCAATGCCATACTTGGAAAAATTATTGAAGTGTATTTTCTTATGCAAGAAACTCATGGCTGCAGCATTTATTTTAACGATTTAAATGTAGATAATCAAAATGGTTATATAGGAATACAAGAACGCATTGATCGATTCAAATCTCTTGTCCTAGCTCTTTTGTTTAACAATACAAAATTAATCAAAAAAAGCTTTCCCTATTCCCCTAATCCAAACAATCCACACAAACAGCAAAAACTAGAGTTTGACAAAAACAAGAACTTAAAACATCTAACACTTGTTCTTGAAGCTCCATTTTCTCTGAAAAATACTGCATATTTTATGGCAGGTTTGGGGATTGTGTTTCAAGAACTCTCTGCCAACATTAACTATCAAAAATCATATTATTATTGTGCAATTCCTTATCAGATTTTTCTTATTATACATTCTCCTTCTCCCATAAAAATGCTGAGCGATACAGCACAAAGAACAAGAAAAGAATTAGAACGCGATTGCAAAATCTTACAGATTGGACAAGGTAATCAAAAGGTTTGTATTTACAAGGTTGCTCATCTTGATGCTACTATCTTAGAACTTTATCTCTCAAATTTTAAACACAATGAATTGTTTTTTCTGCGTCTTGGGGATGATAATTCTGTTTTACATCTCTTGCTAAACAAAATGATTTCTCTTGATAAATTAATCCAAAAACAAGGAGGGGCGTATTTGTGTTATACCAATCTTGGAGAAAGACAAACTCTAGAAGTTAAAATAAGGAAGTGAGAAAAAGAAAATTGAAGACTAAAAACAAAATAAACAGCGATCTAAAAAAACTTCTTAGATTGAATGACGATTTTAAATATTGTCTGTGGAATGGAGGGGGATGGAGCGATGAAGAATATTGGAAATTAGAAAAAGGTGTGATTGAGCTTATAGAGCTTAATGTAAATGGAAAATATCAAAAAAAAATCAATGCCATACTTGGAAAAATTATTGATTATTATTTTGCTATGAATCCATCTTATATTATTGATTTTGAAAAACTCAACACTCAAAATCAAAGCGAAAATATCAATCAATATGATCGAATCGACAGACTGCAATTTCTTGCTCTTGCTCTTATGTATAATGATACAAATCTAATTACTGAAAATCAGCTTCCCTATTCCCCTAATCCAAACAATCCACACAAACAGCAAAAACTAGAGTTTGACAAAAACAAGAACTTAAAACATCTAACACTTGTTCTTGAAGCTCCATTTTCTCTGAAAAATACTGCATATTTTATGGCAGGTTTGGGGATTGTGTTTCAAGAACTCTCTGCCAACATTAACTATCAAAAATCATATTATTATTGTGCAATTCCTTATCAGATTTTTCTTATTATACATTCTCCTTCTCCCATAAAAATGCTGAGCGATACAGCACAAAGAACAAGAAAAGAATTAGAACGCGATTGCAAAATCTTACAGATTGGACAAGGTAATCAAAAGGTTTGTATTTACAAGGTTGCTCATCTTGATGCTACTATCTTAGAACTTTATCTCTCAAATTTTAAACACAATGAATTGTTTTTTCTGCGTCTTGGGGATGATAATTCTGTTTTACATCTCTTGCTAAACAAAATGATTTCTCTTGATAAATTAATCCAAAAACAAGGAGGGGCGTATTTGTGTTATACCAATCTTGGAGAAAGACAAACTCTAGAAGTTAAAATAAGGAAGTGAGAAAAAGATTTAAAAACACTCTAAATTGCTTAGAAATATTGATAAATATTGGTAGGGCGTAATTTCATACATTACTTAATAATTAAAAACCATTATTTGACATTAAACAATAGTGATATTTAGGAATTTTTCAAAACTCCACTGAATTTGAGTGTGCGACATCCTTTGTCATAAATGTAATCAAAATTTGGAAAAACAGATTTGAGTTCATCCAACTTATTGCGTCTTTTCAAATCTGATAGAACCTCGATAGCACTGCTTTTTTTATCGCTATAAGCGATTCTAAAAGCATTTTCAAGAGTTGTGGCTGGGATCTCAAGCTCATCGCGATTAATAAGAATACCAATACAATCAGCACTCAAGAGTGGAATGCTAGATATGCAAACTCAAAGATACTGCAAGAGGGGAATGTAAGAAATATCAAGGCTTATGTTAATGATGCTATGGGGAATGGAGAGAGGGATAATAGGGTTATAGTAACAGCTTTTAAGATTTACTGCGGATTATGTTTCCAAATATAAGAAAGCTCCAAGCCTAGAAGAATTCAAAAGGTTTGTAGGAAAAGAATGGCAAGGAATCAAAGAAAGTGTTGATATACTTTTTGGTGATGATTCTTTTCTTGATAAGCTTAATGCTGCTATTTCTTTAGGAGCAGGGATTGATATGGCAACAAGTGATAATGAACTAGAGAATGAGCAAAAAGATGAGCATAAGCAAGATGAAAAAAGAATCAATCCAAAAAGACAAGCAAGAAAAGAAGGAAAAGAAAGTGAAAACAGGATAAAAGGACTCCTAGAAATAATCAAAAACAAAATCAACAAGTTGATCATATTTCCGATATGCTTGATTAACAAAAGATCAAAGAAGGAGAAAATCTCACCTACCAAGAATTATTAGATATGGCTAAGGGATTATTTGATAAATGAGATCTATTGAAAAACTACCAATTGAATTAGTTTCCATTCACAGGAGTGGATACATGCTCAGATTGAATTTTCGAGATTGTAATGGGATTGAGCATGCTTTGCATATTCAATCCCATTGGAGATTTAAAAAGCACAATAGAATATTTGTGGGTTCTTTTGATTTGACCAATCATGCCAAAGAGGAGCTAGAATATCGATGGGGTAATACTCTTGCGGATTCTTTTTTGGAAAAACTCATAAATATTTTACCTTTAAGAATTATTCGTTTAAAAATTAATACACTTAGGGATATTTCAATCATTTTTGATCATAAGATTACATTTGAATGCTTTATTGATTCTTCAAAAGAAGAGCTTGAACATTGGAGATGGATTGATTTATCACATAGCTCTCCAAAACATATTGTTTTTAAAGAAGTTTAGATGCTTAAAATTTTAGAAAATTTACAGGTCAAAGATGTTTATGTTTATAAAGCCATTCTTTGCTTATCAATTGGAGAAAATGTCAAAATCAATACCAAGGTAGAAATACCTAGATTTGATTTAGAGATTCAATCTCCGTTTCGATTCATTCAAAATGAAATGATTCTCTTTGGATCTTATGAAAAGCTTTTCTTTGAGAATGTATATCAAATCAATCTTCTCCCCCTGCCTTTAAAAATTAAAATGATTAAAGTTAAAAGTTTTGGAGATTTTTTTCTCAAGTTTGAAAAAGATTTTTGTTTACAAGTCTTTGTTGATACAAGAAAAGAATGTGAAAATTGGAGGCTATCTGATAATTTAGAAGAAATCAATAATGATGTGATTTTTAATTACAAAGAAGATTTTTTTGCACAAAAGGCACAAAAATACAAAGACATTGAGCGATACTTGATTAGAAATCAGCACTCAAAGAAATGACAAAAGTCACAAAACACCCAACCAAATGACCAAAGGAGAAATGATAGAAGTGCTAATGGTAGGAAAAAGAGTAGTGATGAGGAGCAAGAGGAGGGGTAAGGGAAATAATCGCTACAATGAATCTACCCCTAAAGATGTCAAAACCCTTTCAAAATCCATAACAAAAAGCAGGTGGGTGATATCTATAAATTCAAAGAATAATATGTCAGGAAAAAACAATGTGGGCAAGTTCGATCTCTATAGAAATACGAAAACAGGGGAAATTACTCTTAAATCAAAAGATAGAAGGGCTTCTATTCCTACAAATATTTTTATAAACTAAGGAACATATAATGTCTATTCATGAAAAACCCCATTATTACTTTGAATTTACCCTTGAAGCTAGTGGAGATCAAGCACTTTTGATTGAGTTGGATTGGATTAGCAAAAAGCTAAGAATCAAGCCTTCTGAAAGTAAAATGATGGGAGAAAGCTTTGTGGCATTTAATCAAACTAGTATTTCTAAATTTACAAGATGGACTAAACAATCAAAAACATATCGCGATTGGGATATTGATATGAATTTTGAAAAATTTGTTGCAAGATTTCAAAAAAGAGAAAAGGAGATTATTGAGATACTTGACAAATACAAAGAGTGTGGGCTGTCAGCAAGTATTTGCTTTGTGCCTACTTTTTATGATCAAAATGCCTATAAAATAAAAATCCCACTTCATATTATGCGTTTTTTATCTACTACAAAATCGTTTTTTACAACTGACGCCTACTTTGAACCCAATCCTCAATTATCACATCTAAAATTTCGCCAAAAACCCCATTATTACTTTGAATTTACCCTTGAAGCTAGTGGAGATCAAGCACTTTTGATTGAGTTGGATTGGATTAGCAAAAAGCTAAGAATCAAGCCTTCTGAAAGTAAAATGATGGGAGAAAGCTTTGTGGCATTTAATCAAACTAGTATTTCTAAATTTACAAGATGGACTAAACAATCAAAAACATATCGCGATTGGGATATTGATATGAATTTTGAAAAATTTGTTGCAAGATTTCAAAAAAGAGAAAAGGAGATTATTGAGATACTTGACAAATACAAAGAGTGTGGGCTGTCAGCAAGTATTTGCTTTGTGCCTACTTTTTATGGGGAGAATGTTTATGATTGTGGAATCTCCCCCAAAATGGCATCTTGGTTATCAAGTATGCAAACCAATTTTAGAGCTAACCCTAAGGTTTTGACAGAAATTGTATGAAGAAACAAATCAAAAAAATAAGCCTTACATTAGTAGAGTTAAAAATTCTAGCTTATGAATTAAATATTCATGTATGTATTCACAGCACATCACAAGTCTGGAATCAACTAAATAAAGAGCTTGCTAAATGTATGCTTGATAACACTCAGGCATACACACAAGAGGGTTTTATTGTGAGTAATAGCAATATTATGCTGTTGCAAAATTATTCTTTAGAAGTTATTGGGGTCTGGAAAGGGAAAAATATCAAATCTATCCATAAATATCTTAGAGCAGATTCATCCTCAAAAGTAGAAATTGAGATTTTTTCTAATTGTCGTTTTTTTCTTTTAATTAGGGATGCAAAATCTCTTGGGGTTCTAATTTATACTCTCACAATAATGATGTTGCAATGCTTTGATAATCAAAACTATCCAACACCTTTAGGCAAGGCGATTGAGTGCTTCATTGATAAATTGCTTAATGTTGGTTTATTGTAATACAAGGGAAATGTAGCACCACCAATCAAAAAGCTATTAATGAAGAAGGATTGAAATCTTTCAATCATTAAACTACTCTCTACCACTTCACTCATCACCTCCATCTCTCAAAACCAAGATCTCATCACTGATCTTAATGGACTCTAAAGAAATGCTAGAAGTTTTACAAGAGGTTGTGCAAATTGCAAGTGGAAAAGATGGATTTAATGCACTTCTTACACTCTATAACAATGAAGATATTTCCAAAGAAATATCAAGGCTTATATATTAATGATGTTGTAGGGAATGGGGAGAGGGATTGGAGGTTTTGGCTTTGTAAAAAAATGTTGAGTATTTTACAAAGCAAGAAAGCAAAAAGAGTAAAATTGCACATAAGGGCTCTATAGCAAAAAGACAGCCATCTACGCAATTTGAAAAGAACTTCATGCAAGAAGTCAAAAATAATCCATTAGAGGGAGCAACACAAGTTCCCATCAAAATGAATGATTCTAGATGGCCAAGCAATGAGGGGTGGGTTAAGATGCAACGCTTTAAAGATGGTCCAAAGAATGAGAGGATAACTATACACTTCAATTACAATATAAAAACAGGAGCTTTGATGATTTTAAAATCAAATAAAACATTACAAATTTTCCAAAAGAAAAATCATCTTGGCGAGGGAGTCTATTTTTCAGTTCAGCAGGATTTGGAATATTACTGCTACACTTGGATTTTTGGCTATTGGGATAGAGAAAGATCGATACAAATTGTGGCAAAAGGTTATTGGGAGTTTTCACCTAGCACAACTGAGAGGGTAGAAAATATTCTCATTCCGCTCAAAGAGTTTTTAAAACATCAACAATCAAAAGAAGTTAAGATTCCCAATCATTACTCTGCATCCGAATTTCAAGGGGGTAGTCATATCTGTTTTCATACTGATTTATGTGGCATTTTTTATTTTGATTTATACAGCATTGATCTTATGGATACAAATCTGCAGCCTTTTCTACACAATAAGGGTCGAGCTAGTGCTTTTGTATTGAAAAATATTGTCATTAAATCAGATGTTATTAAAAAAATTATTGATGAGATAGAAAGTAAAGTCATCCATAATCAAGATAGAGATCTTTGGATTCAAGATCTAATTGATCAATTCATTCAAGAAGATTTTAGCTGTTCTATTCTAGCTTTATATGAAAAAATTATTCGGCAAGCTCAAGATTATTCTCGCCATCAAACACCCATTCAATATTTTGAAGATTTTTTGCAAGAAATGTTTATTGAGGGATTTGAAATTAAGCGTTTTAGCCAAACACTGCCCAACAACCTTTTATATAACAATGTAAGTATTGACTATGGATATTCTCCAAAACTTAAGGCAAAAATAA
This window contains:
- a CDS encoding DUF4279 domain-containing protein; translation: MSIHEKPHYYFEFTLEASGDQALLIELDWISKKLRIKPSESKMMGESFVAFNQTSISKFTRWTKQSKTYRDWDIDMNFEKFVARFQKREKEIIEILDKYKECGLSASICFVPTFYDQNAYKIKIPLHIMRFLSTTKSFFTTDAYFEPNPQLSHLKFRQKPHYYFEFTLEASGDQALLIELDWISKKLRIKPSESKMMGESFVAFNQTSISKFTRWTKQSKTYRDWDIDMNFEKFVARFQKREKEIIEILDKYKECGLSASICFVPTFYGENVYDCGISPKMASWLSSMQTNFRANPKVLTEIV